The proteins below are encoded in one region of Bacillus alveayuensis:
- a CDS encoding hypothetical protein (product_source=Hypo-rule applied; pfam=PF14165; superfamily=47986): protein MQLNHEHQLMLLKDILSEQQSECCGTISEYEQLERLIQSLLANDAIHDHLKQSLKNIYQYSQKGKNSRDPAQHITEYDQHITNWIEDLNMFS from the coding sequence ATGCAACTAAATCATGAACATCAATTGATGCTCTTAAAAGATATTTTATCTGAACAACAAAGCGAGTGTTGTGGGACCATTTCGGAATATGAACAACTGGAAAGGTTAATTCAATCATTATTAGCAAATGATGCCATCCATGATCATTTAAAGCAATCTCTAAAAAACATTTATCAATATAGTCAAAAAGGGAAAAATAGCCGTGATCCGGCTCAACATATTACAGAATATGATCAACATATTACGAATTGGATTGAAGATCTCAACATGTTTTCGTAA
- a CDS encoding tRNA (guanine-N7-)-methyltransferase (product_source=KO:K03439; cath_funfam=3.40.50.150; cog=COG0220; ko=KO:K03439; pfam=PF02390; superfamily=53335; tigrfam=TIGR00091) encodes MRLRNKPWASEYIAEHPKYVIPNPQEQKGNWHKLFGNHHPIHIEVGTGKGQFIVEMAKRNPNINYIGIELYQSVIVSALQKLEEEKLPNLKLLNVNARDLTEIFAPSEVERVYLNFSDPWPKKRHEKRRLTHKSFLTIFENILVEGGEIHLKTDNQGLFEYSLKSFSEYGLLLTFVSLDLHNSDFEGNIMTEYEEKFSKKGQRIYRCEVKFR; translated from the coding sequence ATGCGTTTACGGAATAAACCATGGGCAAGCGAATATATTGCAGAACATCCTAAATATGTGATACCGAATCCACAAGAACAGAAAGGAAACTGGCATAAACTTTTTGGAAATCATCATCCTATCCATATTGAAGTTGGTACAGGGAAAGGGCAGTTTATTGTCGAAATGGCAAAGCGAAACCCTAACATCAACTATATAGGGATTGAGTTATATCAAAGTGTTATTGTTTCAGCATTACAAAAGCTAGAAGAAGAAAAGCTGCCAAATCTTAAGTTATTAAATGTGAATGCAAGAGATTTAACGGAAATTTTTGCACCTAGTGAAGTCGAGCGAGTTTATTTGAACTTTTCAGATCCTTGGCCGAAAAAACGGCATGAAAAACGCCGTCTTACCCACAAATCGTTTTTAACTATTTTTGAGAACATTCTCGTTGAAGGCGGTGAAATTCATTTAAAAACAGATAATCAAGGATTATTTGAATACTCATTAAAAAGTTTTTCAGAATATGGATTATTACTAACCTTCGTTAGCCTTGATTTACACAATAGTGATTTTGAAGGCAATATCATGACTGAATACGAAGAAAAATTTTCTAAGAAAGGTCAGCGTATTTATCGTTGTGAAGTGAAATTTAGATAA
- a CDS encoding regulator of RNase E activity RraA (product_source=COG0684; cath_funfam=3.50.30.40; cog=COG0684; pfam=PF03737; superfamily=89562): MTVQKDYMKEFQSIPTTAISDAMDGLNNLDPSIKPLQEHYKIVGKALTVKMPVGDNLAVLKAIYESKPSDVIVIDAKGDTYRAVAGDFVLGMAQTLGVSGFVIDGVIRDVQDSKALNFPVFCKGTTMAASGKAGVGEINVPISCGGVSVQPGDLIVADADGVTVIPQGMEDEILKKSLQKIEKDEKRAQEVSGDVEAIRKYLESMISKA; the protein is encoded by the coding sequence ATGACGGTACAAAAAGACTATATGAAAGAATTTCAATCAATTCCAACGACAGCTATTTCTGATGCCATGGATGGCTTAAATAACTTAGATCCTTCTATTAAGCCATTACAAGAGCATTATAAAATAGTTGGAAAAGCTCTTACAGTAAAAATGCCTGTCGGCGATAATCTGGCCGTATTAAAAGCCATTTATGAATCCAAGCCTAGCGATGTCATTGTCATTGATGCAAAAGGCGATACATATCGGGCTGTTGCAGGAGACTTTGTTTTAGGAATGGCGCAAACGCTTGGAGTTAGCGGCTTTGTTATTGATGGAGTAATTCGTGACGTTCAAGATAGTAAAGCATTAAATTTTCCTGTGTTTTGTAAAGGAACGACGATGGCGGCAAGCGGAAAAGCTGGAGTTGGAGAAATTAACGTTCCCATTTCCTGCGGCGGTGTTAGTGTTCAACCAGGTGATTTAATCGTAGCAGATGCTGATGGCGTTACAGTCATTCCACAAGGCATGGAAGATGAAATATTGAAAAAATCACTGCAAAAAATAGAAAAAGATGAAAAAAGAGCCCAAGAGGTTTCTGGAGATGTCGAAGCCATTCGCAAGTATTTAGAAAGTATGATTTCAAAAGCTTAA
- a CDS encoding arginase family enzyme (product_source=COG0010; cath_funfam=3.40.800.10; cog=COG0010; pfam=PF00491; superfamily=52768), whose translation MCLLHQGVTFLNFDETYFFQQKLYSFPHENIDFLGLSHVHLYCADESLKLIEKKLSNRKQRGITFIGSGNYHYVTYLLLKEIKKPFTLILFDNHLDMDVKMDHHDSMISCGTWVSFALQNIPYLKHVLIVGPTSKAYNFQHQKVTIFSFHKEQNYSPKFILSNIKTDNIYISIDKDVLHKEEAATNWDQGKMKLKTLLSFLEQILVQKRVIGIDICGESPLSHGRFFAASIRKNETANLKVLQTCIRLQERSLS comes from the coding sequence ATGTGTTTATTACATCAAGGTGTCACGTTTTTAAATTTTGATGAGACTTATTTTTTTCAGCAAAAGCTCTATTCTTTTCCACATGAAAATATTGATTTCTTAGGTTTATCACACGTTCATTTATACTGTGCAGACGAATCATTGAAATTGATCGAAAAGAAGCTTTCAAATAGAAAACAGCGAGGGATTACCTTTATTGGCAGTGGCAACTATCATTATGTAACCTATTTACTGTTGAAAGAGATCAAAAAACCGTTCACACTCATTCTTTTTGATAATCACCTAGACATGGATGTAAAGATGGATCATCATGATTCCATGATCTCTTGCGGAACATGGGTATCCTTCGCTTTACAAAACATCCCGTATTTAAAACATGTACTCATCGTCGGACCTACATCAAAAGCATACAACTTCCAGCATCAAAAAGTCACCATTTTTTCTTTTCACAAAGAACAAAACTACTCTCCGAAGTTTATTTTATCCAACATCAAAACAGACAATATATATATTAGCATCGACAAAGATGTATTACATAAAGAGGAAGCGGCAACCAACTGGGATCAAGGGAAGATGAAATTAAAAACACTCCTTTCCTTTCTTGAACAAATTTTAGTGCAAAAACGTGTTATCGGAATTGATATTTGCGGTGAATCGCCACTATCCCATGGAAGATTTTTTGCTGCTTCGATAAGAAAAAACGAAACGGCCAATTTAAAAGTATTACAAACATGTATACGTTTACAAGAACGGAGCCTATCGTGA